A genomic region of Chryseobacterium sp. KACC 21268 contains the following coding sequences:
- the xylA gene encoding xylose isomerase, whose amino-acid sequence MNILKGTKEFFPGVEQIKFEGKESRNPLAFRYYDADRVVMGKPMKEWMRFAMAWWHTLCADGSDPFGGPTIHHPWSIGNDAVSRAKYKMDAGFEFMTKMGFGYYCFHDVDLVDPADNWKDYESNLQQIVEYAKEKQNESGIKLLWGTANVFSHERYMNGASTNPNFDVLACAGTQVKNSIDATIALGGENYVFWGGREGYMTLLNTDMKREKEHLAKFLTISRDYARQQGFTGNFLIEPKPMEPTKHQYDYDAETVIGFLRHYGLDKDFKLNLEVNHATLAGHTFEHDLQAAVDAGMLGSIDANRGDNQNGWDTDQFPIDYYDLAQAWLAIIPSGGLGTGGVNFDAKIRRNSTDPEDLFISHVSGMDVFAKGLLVAADILEKSDYKKLRTERYSSFDNGNGKSFEEGKLTLEDLQKIAHEIGEPQRKSGKQELFEAIVNMYI is encoded by the coding sequence ATGAACATTTTAAAAGGAACAAAGGAGTTTTTTCCAGGTGTAGAACAAATCAAATTTGAAGGAAAAGAAAGCAGAAATCCATTGGCATTCCGCTATTATGATGCAGACAGAGTCGTGATGGGAAAACCAATGAAGGAGTGGATGCGTTTCGCAATGGCATGGTGGCACACGTTATGTGCAGACGGCAGCGATCCATTTGGAGGTCCAACTATTCACCACCCTTGGAGTATTGGAAATGATGCCGTTTCCAGAGCAAAATATAAAATGGATGCAGGCTTCGAATTTATGACCAAAATGGGCTTCGGATATTACTGTTTCCATGATGTAGATCTTGTAGATCCTGCAGACAATTGGAAAGATTATGAAAGCAATCTTCAGCAAATTGTAGAGTACGCAAAAGAAAAACAAAATGAATCCGGCATCAAACTACTTTGGGGAACTGCAAACGTTTTCTCGCACGAGAGATATATGAACGGTGCTTCTACCAATCCAAACTTTGATGTTTTGGCTTGCGCAGGAACTCAGGTTAAGAATTCCATCGATGCAACGATTGCACTTGGAGGAGAGAATTATGTATTCTGGGGCGGAAGAGAAGGTTATATGACACTTCTGAATACCGATATGAAGCGTGAGAAAGAGCATTTGGCAAAATTCCTGACAATCTCCCGCGATTATGCACGTCAGCAAGGTTTCACAGGTAATTTCTTAATCGAACCAAAACCAATGGAACCAACCAAACATCAGTATGACTACGATGCAGAAACAGTCATTGGATTCCTAAGACACTACGGTTTGGACAAAGATTTCAAATTGAATCTGGAAGTGAATCACGCTACATTGGCCGGCCATACATTCGAGCACGATTTGCAGGCAGCTGTAGATGCAGGAATGTTGGGAAGCATAGATGCCAACCGCGGAGACAATCAAAATGGTTGGGATACAGACCAGTTCCCGATTGACTACTATGACTTAGCTCAGGCTTGGTTAGCGATTATTCCAAGTGGTGGTTTAGGAACAGGTGGTGTCAACTTCGATGCAAAGATCAGAAGAAACTCTACAGATCCGGAAGATCTATTCATCTCTCACGTATCGGGAATGGATGTTTTCGCAAAAGGATTGTTGGTAGCAGCAGACATTCTGGAAAAATCAGATTATAAAAAATTGAGAACAGAGAGGTATTCTTCTTTTGATAATGGAAACGGGAAAAGCTTTGAAGAAGGAAAACTTACTTTGGAAGATCTTCAGAAAATAGCTCATGAAATTGGCGAGCCACAGAGAAAAAGTGGTAAACAAGAATTGTTTGAAGCTATCGTCAATATGTACATCTAG
- a CDS encoding FGGY family carbohydrate kinase, with amino-acid sequence MYLLGYDIGSSSVKVCLMEASSGKIIASDFSPKKEMKISALHPGWAEQNPSDWWTNLKLAHESVIHHSGIDPEDIKAIGITWQMHGLILVDKDQNLLRPSIIWCDSRAVPYGEKAFKAIGEEKCLSHLLNSPGNFTASKLAWVKENEPEIFEKIDKIMLPGDYIAMKLSGEIGITVEGLSEGIFWDFKNNCISEDVINYYGIPKSFFPEIVPTFGVQATVSAAAAQELGLKIGTPISYRAGDQPNNALSLNVFNPGEIASTAGTSGVVYGVLDKLDYDKLSRVNTFAHVNHTAEQTRLGVLLCINGTGILNSWLKHNFATSLSSYGDMNDLASLSPIGSKGLSIIPFGNGAERVLENKETDCSIHGINFNIHSKGDILRAAQEGIVFSYEYGMEIMRNMGMDIQVVKAGNANMFLSSIFRQTLSSVSDVVIELYDTDGAVGAARAAGMGIGFYADSQEAFASLEKIAVIEPEHEKRDQYLEAYGKWDSYLKHII; translated from the coding sequence ATGTATTTGCTTGGATATGATATAGGTAGTTCGTCCGTAAAGGTTTGTCTAATGGAAGCTTCCAGCGGAAAAATTATTGCGTCAGACTTTTCTCCCAAAAAAGAAATGAAAATTTCTGCCCTTCATCCCGGATGGGCAGAGCAGAATCCTTCGGACTGGTGGACTAATTTGAAATTGGCTCACGAATCCGTGATACACCATTCCGGAATTGATCCGGAGGATATCAAAGCTATTGGTATCACTTGGCAAATGCACGGATTGATATTGGTGGACAAGGATCAGAATCTTCTTCGTCCTTCCATCATCTGGTGTGACAGTCGCGCTGTTCCTTACGGCGAAAAAGCATTCAAAGCGATTGGTGAAGAAAAATGTCTTTCCCACCTTTTGAATTCTCCAGGCAACTTTACAGCCTCAAAACTGGCTTGGGTAAAAGAAAACGAACCAGAGATCTTCGAGAAGATTGATAAAATAATGCTTCCCGGAGATTACATCGCAATGAAACTTTCCGGCGAAATAGGAATTACTGTGGAAGGTTTGTCAGAAGGGATTTTTTGGGATTTTAAAAACAACTGCATCTCGGAGGATGTGATTAATTATTACGGCATTCCAAAAAGTTTCTTCCCAGAGATTGTTCCCACTTTTGGAGTTCAAGCAACGGTTTCCGCAGCTGCAGCTCAGGAATTAGGTTTGAAGATCGGAACACCAATTTCCTACAGAGCAGGAGATCAGCCAAACAATGCACTTTCCCTTAATGTTTTCAATCCTGGCGAAATCGCTTCTACAGCAGGAACTTCGGGCGTAGTTTATGGTGTTTTGGATAAATTGGATTATGATAAATTATCAAGAGTCAACACTTTCGCTCACGTGAATCATACAGCGGAGCAGACCAGATTGGGCGTTTTGCTTTGCATCAATGGAACAGGAATTCTGAACTCCTGGCTGAAACATAATTTTGCCACTTCATTATCCTCTTATGGTGATATGAATGACTTAGCATCGCTTTCTCCGATAGGTTCCAAAGGACTCAGCATTATTCCATTCGGAAACGGGGCAGAAAGAGTTTTGGAAAATAAGGAAACAGATTGCTCGATACACGGTATTAATTTCAATATCCATTCCAAAGGCGATATCCTCCGCGCTGCACAGGAAGGAATCGTTTTCTCTTACGAGTACGGAATGGAGATTATGAGAAATATGGGAATGGACATCCAGGTTGTAAAAGCCGGAAATGCCAATATGTTTTTAAGTTCGATTTTCCGCCAGACATTATCCAGTGTCAGCGATGTGGTGATAGAACTTTATGATACAGATGGAGCAGTTGGAGCAGCAAGAGCCGCCGGAATGGGAATCGGATTTTATGCGGACTCCCAGGAAGCCTTTGCTTCATTAGAAAAAATAGCAGTGATAGAACCGGAACACGAAAAAAGAGATCAATATCTAGAGGCTTACGGAAAATGGGATAGTTACCTGAAGCACATTATATAA
- a CDS encoding NUDIX domain-containing protein, whose amino-acid sequence MNFNFIHTYVSVDCVVFGFDHENRLNILLAQRYLDDMPTNKQKKLPGSLILSDEDVDDAAERVLHELTGIKKMVLKQFKCFADPNRASNKHDIRWMGEEYKHNIDRIITVAYLSLCKIDHKINSAKYDTVDWCPIEKLPELPFDHNQIIKESLVEIRKWIESDFSIIFELLPKKFTIRQLYQLYNAVSERNIDIKNFHKKISSFSYIIPLDEIETNVAHRAARYYKFDAKIYKKNNNKLIK is encoded by the coding sequence ATGAATTTCAATTTTATTCATACTTATGTGTCTGTTGACTGTGTGGTTTTTGGTTTCGATCACGAGAACCGCCTCAACATTCTGTTGGCTCAAAGATATCTGGATGATATGCCGACAAATAAGCAGAAAAAACTGCCGGGAAGTTTGATCCTGAGTGATGAGGATGTGGACGATGCTGCAGAGAGAGTTCTCCACGAACTCACGGGAATCAAGAAAATGGTTCTCAAACAATTCAAATGTTTTGCAGATCCCAATCGTGCCAGCAACAAGCACGATATCCGCTGGATGGGAGAGGAGTACAAACATAATATTGACAGAATCATCACGGTAGCGTATCTCTCGCTTTGCAAAATAGATCACAAGATCAACAGTGCAAAGTACGACACGGTAGACTGGTGCCCGATAGAAAAGTTGCCGGAATTACCTTTTGACCACAATCAGATTATCAAAGAATCCCTGGTGGAAATCAGGAAGTGGATAGAATCAGACTTCTCTATTATCTTCGAATTGCTTCCTAAGAAGTTTACAATCAGACAGCTTTATCAGTTGTACAATGCGGTGAGTGAGAGAAATATTGATATCAAGAATTTTCATAAGAAGATTTCGTCTTTCAGCTACATCATTCCGCTGGATGAGATTGAAACCAATGTAGCCCACAGAGCAGCCCGATATTATAAATTCGATGCTAAGATTTATAAAAAGAACAATAATAAATTAATCAAATAA
- a CDS encoding sugar phosphate isomerase/epimerase has product MKVKFGASLLSWITPNWNPKAGKYAIEKTSKAGFDLIEILLPTSMEFNSKEVKQQLKDHHLDVVCSLNLPKDAHIAFYPEVAEKLIKQAIDKTSELETDFLGGVLHGGIGVFSGNPLTENESEIIVEVWSKVADYAKEKGVNIGIEPINRYESYVCNTAENVLDLIKKTGKDNLFLHLDTFHMNIEENNFYDPIILAGKKLKHVHITESNRGMLGEGTVNWEELFNALNEIDFEGNLVLENFSSSISGMQQMVSLWQKSPYDAEELALRSLKFLKEMSLSN; this is encoded by the coding sequence ATGAAAGTAAAATTTGGAGCATCATTGCTTTCCTGGATCACACCAAATTGGAATCCGAAAGCAGGAAAATATGCTATAGAAAAAACATCGAAAGCAGGCTTTGATTTGATTGAAATCCTATTGCCAACCTCGATGGAATTTAATTCTAAAGAAGTAAAACAACAATTGAAAGATCATCATCTGGATGTTGTTTGTTCACTGAATCTTCCGAAAGATGCACACATCGCATTCTATCCCGAAGTTGCAGAAAAACTAATAAAGCAAGCCATTGACAAAACCTCGGAACTCGAAACTGATTTTTTAGGTGGTGTCCTTCACGGCGGAATTGGTGTTTTTTCAGGAAATCCATTGACTGAAAATGAATCTGAAATCATTGTAGAAGTTTGGAGCAAAGTTGCTGATTATGCCAAAGAAAAAGGTGTCAATATCGGAATTGAACCCATCAACCGTTATGAATCTTATGTTTGCAATACGGCAGAGAATGTTTTGGATTTAATTAAAAAAACAGGAAAAGATAATTTGTTTCTTCATCTCGATACATTTCATATGAATATTGAGGAAAATAATTTTTATGATCCAATCATTCTTGCCGGAAAAAAACTGAAACACGTCCATATAACAGAATCTAACCGTGGAATGTTAGGAGAAGGAACGGTCAATTGGGAAGAACTTTTCAATGCTTTGAACGAAATCGATTTTGAAGGAAATTTGGTTCTAGAGAATTTTTCATCGTCAATCTCCGGAATGCAGCAAATGGTTTCATTGTGGCAAAAATCGCCTTACGATGCAGAAGAATTGGCATTAAGAAGTTTGAAGTTTTTAAAAGAGATGAGTCTCAGCAATTAG
- a CDS encoding carbohydrate porin — MKNLNVFKHSFWFILIISQISHAQIVIKNKDFSFGTTGRIGAGYSPNADGKTGRQLNLNNQGSLGGRMDQGDYVDFLPAFHFTPLVNGDSMRSTKIDMQARLSFYSGGTFLGNVDSKSNQGMIIALPEAFVEARNIMGSDWDVWAGSRWLRYDDVHIADYFYFDDHSATGWGVRHKNTRFSMFFPAAIDTAASNSTPYSYTNVISGTKNLIYRQREVFILEQIIPFRNNSHQLKLLAEFHNVDKSGKNSMEQYKSDQGWVLGAKLNTNLKTKIAGSFNQISIRYGGGIANGGDGGNTQTWRTYGAPDEVTKNYNGAYSLTAVEHILLNLSNKWSANAYAVFTMSKGGSESNNKAIDYYQREIFNKKTEFNTGLRATYYFNNWFHILSELHFASRKDGNQNPAAMTKLVLAPTIVPTAERSVWARPHIRFIAEVSRYNDQAMNSLYSPFLQQSGAKRFGTYFGVRTEWWIF; from the coding sequence ATGAAAAATTTAAATGTTTTTAAGCACAGCTTTTGGTTTATTTTAATCATCAGCCAGATTTCTCACGCCCAAATTGTTATCAAAAATAAGGATTTTTCCTTTGGAACGACGGGGAGGATTGGCGCAGGATATTCCCCAAACGCAGATGGGAAAACAGGTAGACAACTGAATCTTAATAATCAAGGTTCATTGGGTGGAAGAATGGATCAGGGCGATTATGTGGATTTTTTGCCAGCCTTTCATTTCACTCCGCTTGTCAACGGCGACAGTATGAGATCTACAAAGATCGATATGCAGGCGAGATTGAGTTTCTATTCGGGCGGCACTTTTCTCGGGAATGTAGATTCAAAATCAAATCAGGGAATGATCATCGCTTTGCCAGAAGCCTTTGTGGAAGCTAGAAATATTATGGGAAGCGACTGGGATGTTTGGGCAGGTTCGCGTTGGCTAAGATATGATGACGTTCATATTGCAGATTATTTTTATTTTGATGACCACTCGGCGACGGGTTGGGGCGTGAGACATAAAAATACAAGATTTTCTATGTTTTTTCCTGCAGCGATTGATACGGCAGCCAGTAATTCGACGCCATATTCTTATACGAATGTCATTAGTGGAACAAAAAATCTGATCTACAGACAACGGGAAGTTTTTATTTTGGAACAGATCATTCCATTCAGAAATAACAGTCACCAACTGAAACTTCTGGCCGAATTTCATAACGTCGATAAGTCGGGCAAAAACTCGATGGAGCAATATAAGTCTGACCAAGGCTGGGTTTTGGGAGCAAAATTGAATACTAATTTAAAAACAAAAATTGCAGGTTCTTTCAATCAAATATCAATCAGATACGGAGGCGGAATTGCCAACGGAGGAGACGGAGGAAACACCCAAACCTGGCGAACTTATGGCGCTCCGGACGAAGTGACGAAAAACTATAATGGTGCTTATTCATTGACCGCAGTCGAACATATTTTGTTAAATCTTTCCAATAAATGGTCTGCCAATGCTTATGCGGTTTTTACGATGAGTAAAGGAGGTTCGGAAAGTAATAACAAAGCAATCGACTATTATCAAAGAGAGATTTTTAATAAAAAAACTGAATTCAATACAGGTTTGAGAGCGACTTATTATTTCAATAATTGGTTTCACATTCTCTCAGAACTTCACTTTGCATCAAGGAAAGACGGCAATCAAAATCCAGCTGCGATGACGAAATTAGTTTTGGCGCCAACCATTGTCCCAACCGCGGAAAGAAGCGTCTGGGCAAGACCGCATATTCGTTTCATTGCAGAAGTTTCGAGATATAATGATCAGGCGATGAACAGTTTGTATTCACCATTTTTACAGCAATCCGGAGCGAAGAGATTCGGGACTTATTTTGGCGTAAGAACGGAATGGTGGATTTTCTAA